One window from the genome of Pedobacter schmidteae encodes:
- a CDS encoding SusC/RagA family TonB-linked outer membrane protein, giving the protein MKFVIIILFASLMQVSAASFAQRLTYAKKNVTLEQVFQEIEKQTGYQVLYSDQKVNDAKRLIVNFKNSNLQEVMDFCLKNESLTYRIEQKTILIRDKVSAVPNKTLTAFAIELRGRITDAKNQPLVGVNIMVKGKKLGVSSDSDGRYTISVEESDVLSFSMVGFKTQELAVKGRQQLNVTLLEDIGELEQLVITGYGKKKVSELTGAMVTVQGEALKQAASATIAQNLKGKMAGLIVSDPGGNPADASSLNVRGVGSLGGNSSTQPLVVIDGLIQDATNIPGIPGAGNIINLSPNDVESVTLLKDAASTSLYGARAANGVLVITTKAGLGQKGRKPQLNLESNFSWENPVFGNFRMMNSAERYDLLSQAYSNDYRKLNPTKTDAEVQAYLATVMPDRQAALASNTDWMREGYRVGQIQRYNLSLTGATEKFNYYAGATYHKELPVAITDKFEKYGLRINTEYRPTDKLTITTGFNGTFSPLMSSGLSNYRTNLYRMMPWDYPRNADGSYRLGGPNESNWYSKGAFNPLYSTQKDLNYRYDKIYMAGVDAKINYKFNSWLDLYTSNRITLTNGKNGFYIDPLDLASGRPGGSYSRSLVQNVNYITSNILSFQKRFGLHEIKGLAGFEFNNIRNEITGGSTSNITSGLLSLSQGIFQGVNESINEVAFVSYLSEANYSYDNKYFVTGSFRRDGSSKFGINNKYGNFYSVGGSWTISNEAFLKNNKVLTNLRLRASHGTTGNADPVVPYSIYGLYNFVAGSSQYDGKSGTVPGPNDNNPDLHWEVQRMNNIGLNIGLWNRLNLVVDLYDKANTNILRTVQAPITSGVNGVVKNIGKISNKGFELDLNSLNTDGKVKWSTNINMAFNRNKVLYLTDVPVILPTTGGYVTAPGYAIGTIYGIVYKGADPDTGKPSYEVLDANGNRTTTLNIKEATLQILDSQQPDFSGGIGNSVSYKGITLSVLANFITGLKVNNDLRGYIFGPLEIDGASKTVNNTALPDGQTRWQKKGDQAFAPAASLNGYPEANGYLTTRFIESASFFRIRNIRLSYDLPSRWLDKAKIGRASFYISADNVFTITNFSGLDPEVGGNNFENGAKYPINRKITLGLNMTL; this is encoded by the coding sequence ATGAAATTTGTCATAATTATTCTTTTTGCCAGTCTAATGCAGGTAAGTGCAGCCAGTTTTGCGCAAAGGCTTACTTATGCCAAAAAAAATGTGACCCTGGAACAGGTATTCCAGGAAATTGAAAAGCAGACGGGCTACCAGGTGTTGTATTCCGATCAGAAGGTGAACGATGCCAAGCGGCTGATTGTGAATTTTAAGAATTCCAATCTTCAGGAAGTGATGGATTTTTGCCTCAAAAATGAATCACTGACTTATAGAATAGAGCAGAAAACGATTCTGATCAGAGACAAAGTTTCTGCCGTTCCAAACAAAACGCTGACGGCCTTTGCAATAGAACTGAGGGGAAGAATCACGGATGCCAAAAACCAACCATTGGTTGGGGTAAATATAATGGTAAAGGGTAAAAAACTAGGAGTGAGCTCAGATAGTGATGGTCGTTATACCATCAGTGTGGAAGAATCTGATGTCCTTTCCTTTAGTATGGTGGGCTTCAAAACACAGGAACTGGCAGTTAAAGGTCGGCAGCAATTGAACGTGACCTTGCTGGAAGATATTGGCGAGCTGGAGCAGCTGGTGATTACCGGTTATGGGAAAAAGAAAGTGAGCGAACTGACAGGAGCAATGGTAACGGTTCAGGGCGAAGCATTAAAACAAGCGGCATCGGCAACCATCGCTCAGAATTTAAAAGGTAAAATGGCCGGACTGATTGTGAGCGACCCGGGAGGTAACCCTGCTGATGCATCCAGCTTAAACGTAAGGGGAGTGGGCTCGTTGGGTGGTAATAGTTCCACGCAACCTCTTGTTGTGATTGATGGATTGATCCAGGATGCTACAAATATTCCTGGTATACCAGGCGCCGGGAATATCATTAACCTGAGCCCGAACGATGTGGAATCGGTGACTTTACTAAAAGATGCCGCTTCTACTTCCCTATATGGTGCCAGAGCTGCTAATGGGGTATTGGTTATTACCACCAAAGCCGGATTAGGCCAGAAAGGCAGGAAGCCGCAGTTGAACCTCGAATCCAATTTTAGCTGGGAGAATCCGGTTTTCGGAAACTTCAGAATGATGAACAGCGCAGAACGCTATGATCTGCTTAGCCAGGCCTATAGCAATGATTATAGAAAATTGAATCCAACCAAAACAGATGCGGAGGTACAAGCTTACCTGGCTACAGTAATGCCCGATAGACAGGCGGCCCTCGCTAGCAATACCGACTGGATGCGTGAAGGTTACAGGGTGGGGCAGATTCAACGTTATAACTTATCGTTGACAGGTGCTACCGAAAAATTCAACTACTATGCCGGAGCTACTTATCACAAAGAATTGCCGGTGGCCATAACTGATAAATTTGAGAAATATGGTTTAAGGATCAATACCGAATATAGACCTACGGATAAACTGACCATTACTACGGGATTTAATGGGACTTTTTCACCACTCATGAGCTCGGGCTTGAGCAATTACCGTACTAATCTTTATAGAATGATGCCATGGGACTATCCACGAAATGCGGATGGCAGTTATCGCCTGGGCGGACCCAACGAAAGCAATTGGTATTCCAAAGGAGCTTTTAACCCGCTGTACAGTACGCAAAAAGACCTCAACTACCGTTATGATAAAATATATATGGCTGGTGTGGATGCAAAAATCAATTATAAGTTCAATTCCTGGTTAGACCTTTACACTTCCAACCGGATTACCCTTACCAATGGTAAAAATGGCTTTTATATTGACCCTCTGGATCTGGCTTCTGGCCGGCCTGGCGGATCTTACTCGCGCAGTTTGGTTCAGAATGTTAATTACATTACGTCAAACATCCTGTCTTTCCAAAAACGGTTTGGTTTGCACGAGATTAAAGGCCTTGCCGGTTTTGAGTTCAACAATATCCGCAACGAGATTACAGGGGGCTCTACCTCCAATATTACTTCAGGATTGCTTTCCTTAAGTCAGGGTATTTTTCAGGGCGTTAACGAAAGTATTAATGAAGTTGCTTTCGTATCTTATTTGTCAGAAGCAAATTACAGTTACGACAACAAATATTTTGTGACAGGATCATTCCGAAGAGATGGTTCTTCAAAATTCGGCATCAACAATAAATATGGTAATTTTTACTCTGTTGGTGGATCCTGGACGATAAGTAATGAGGCTTTTTTAAAGAACAATAAAGTCCTCACCAATCTTCGTTTAAGGGCAAGTCATGGTACCACCGGAAACGCCGATCCGGTAGTCCCTTATTCTATTTACGGTTTATACAACTTTGTAGCTGGTAGTTCACAGTACGATGGTAAATCAGGAACCGTCCCAGGGCCAAATGACAACAATCCGGATCTGCATTGGGAGGTACAGCGTATGAACAACATTGGTTTGAATATCGGTTTATGGAACCGCTTAAACCTGGTGGTCGATTTGTACGATAAGGCCAACACAAACATTCTGAGAACCGTTCAGGCACCTATCACCAGTGGTGTTAATGGAGTGGTCAAAAACATTGGTAAAATTTCCAATAAAGGATTTGAACTGGACCTGAATTCCTTAAATACAGATGGAAAGGTAAAATGGTCTACCAATATCAATATGGCCTTTAACCGCAATAAAGTACTTTATCTGACCGATGTGCCTGTTATTTTACCTACCACCGGGGGCTATGTCACTGCTCCGGGTTATGCCATCGGTACTATTTATGGCATTGTATATAAAGGGGCCGATCCGGATACCGGAAAACCTTCGTACGAGGTGCTGGATGCCAATGGCAATAGGACAACAACGCTAAACATTAAGGAGGCGACTTTGCAGATCCTGGATTCTCAGCAGCCTGATTTTTCGGGAGGTATTGGCAATTCGGTAAGTTATAAGGGTATTACCCTAAGTGTACTTGCCAATTTTATTACCGGCTTGAAGGTAAACAACGATTTGCGTGGTTATATATTCGGCCCGTTGGAAATAGATGGTGCTTCAAAAACGGTCAACAATACAGCGCTGCCTGATGGGCAAACACGTTGGCAGAAAAAAGGCGATCAGGCCTTTGCCCCCGCAGCTTCGTTAAACGGTTATCCGGAAGCCAATGGCTACCTAACTACTCGGTTTATCGAAAGTGCAAGCTTTTTCAGGATCCGTAACATCAGATTGAGCTATGATTTGCCTTCCAGATGGCTGGATAAGGCAAAAATAGGAAGGGCCTCTTTTTATATTTCTGCCGATAATGTGTTTACCATTACCAATTTTAGTGGTCTGGATCCGGAAGTGGGAGGCAATAATTTTGAAAATGGCGCAAAATATCCAATCAACAGAAAAATAACACTAGGCCTAAACATGACTTTGTAA
- a CDS encoding FecR family protein, with product MMDKNQIKPLIAKYLEGSASAEEAAVVETWYNTYQEGADPELTDVTIAEATLRIQDRLNIEQQVTKTSLWPRIAAAAAIVLVVGAGVFYFQSNNKAKTEQVVVNAVKDISSGKQGATLTLANGKKIVLSGASKGEIASEAGVSISMAQGGQLIYEIKDQAKRDRYAINTLSTARGETYQVHLPDGTLVWLNAGSTLKYPASFNASKERNIELTGEAYFEVAKDKMHPFKVKSPGQEIEVLGTHFNMNAYADEASVKTTLLEGSVKVLSGSSSTIIEPGQQASSKGQKISVDEVNVNTVIDWKNGLFRFKNEALPSILRKVARWYDVEISYQLDVKNMPTFSGAVARTENVSAILKMLEETSDVKFSIEGKTIIVR from the coding sequence ATGATGGACAAGAATCAGATCAAACCTTTAATTGCCAAATATCTTGAGGGCAGCGCCAGTGCTGAAGAAGCTGCTGTTGTAGAAACCTGGTACAATACTTATCAGGAAGGGGCCGATCCGGAGTTGACCGATGTAACCATTGCCGAGGCTACCCTGCGTATTCAGGATCGTTTGAATATTGAGCAGCAGGTAACCAAAACCAGTCTTTGGCCTCGCATTGCCGCTGCGGCTGCAATTGTCCTGGTAGTGGGAGCCGGGGTGTTTTATTTCCAGTCCAATAATAAAGCTAAAACCGAACAGGTAGTAGTTAATGCAGTCAAAGATATTTCTTCGGGAAAACAAGGCGCCACCCTTACGCTGGCCAATGGAAAGAAAATTGTATTGTCGGGTGCCAGCAAGGGAGAAATTGCCAGCGAAGCGGGTGTAAGCATATCTATGGCCCAGGGTGGACAATTAATTTATGAAATTAAGGATCAGGCTAAGCGGGATCGTTACGCCATCAATACCCTATCTACTGCCCGGGGCGAAACCTATCAGGTGCATTTGCCCGATGGTACCCTGGTTTGGTTAAATGCGGGTTCGACTTTAAAATATCCGGCCAGTTTTAACGCCAGCAAAGAACGTAATATCGAATTAACCGGGGAGGCTTATTTTGAAGTGGCAAAGGATAAAATGCATCCTTTTAAAGTTAAAAGCCCGGGACAGGAAATAGAAGTTCTGGGAACACATTTTAACATGAATGCCTATGCAGACGAAGCCAGTGTAAAAACAACCTTACTGGAGGGGAGCGTGAAGGTCCTTTCGGGCAGTTCTTCAACAATTATCGAACCCGGCCAGCAAGCCAGTTCCAAAGGCCAGAAAATTAGTGTAGACGAAGTAAATGTAAATACGGTGATAGACTGGAAAAATGGGCTGTTCCGGTTTAAAAATGAAGCATTGCCAAGCATTTTAAGGAAAGTTGCAAGATGGTATGATGTAGAAATCAGCTACCAGCTGGATGTTAAAAATATGCCTACGTTTAGTGGTGCCGTAGCCCGGACAGAAAATGTATCGGCTATACTAAAAATGCTGGAAGAAACCAGTGACGTTAAATTTTCAATTGAAGGAAAAACAATCATTGTACGATGA
- a CDS encoding IclR family transcriptional regulator gives MKDKEVKYQAPALDKGLDILEYLSSQSIPLSQTEIASGIDKSPNEIYRMLMSLESRGYILRDEVSGKYRLSLKLFHLSHRHSPVDELRKAAQYPLEELANVIMQSCHLSILYMNQVMVILHAKSPGPIALSIEEGNLFPLPLTASGKVLLAYMPETEQEIALSGNSIYNNYSDKEKKRFLSSLKEIQKKGAYIRTSDLAAGVIDVSVPIGKGSTGIIACLTVSSLTALNMGKDVDNNDMLMEALKCAEKIEERIGL, from the coding sequence ATGAAGGATAAAGAAGTGAAGTATCAGGCCCCTGCATTGGATAAAGGCCTGGATATTCTGGAATACCTGTCGTCTCAATCTATTCCGCTGTCTCAGACTGAAATTGCGAGTGGCATTGACAAAAGTCCGAATGAAATTTACCGGATGTTGATGAGTCTGGAGAGCCGTGGTTATATTTTAAGGGACGAGGTATCTGGAAAATACCGGCTTTCGTTGAAACTGTTTCATTTGTCGCACCGGCATTCGCCTGTCGACGAGTTGCGCAAAGCTGCCCAGTATCCACTGGAAGAGCTAGCTAATGTCATTATGCAATCCTGCCACCTCAGTATATTGTACATGAACCAGGTAATGGTAATTCTTCACGCCAAAAGTCCGGGACCTATTGCCTTATCTATCGAGGAGGGGAACCTTTTTCCACTGCCTTTAACTGCATCAGGAAAGGTATTGCTGGCCTATATGCCCGAAACTGAGCAGGAAATTGCGCTTAGCGGCAACAGTATTTACAATAATTATTCAGATAAGGAAAAGAAAAGATTCCTGAGTTCCTTAAAGGAGATACAAAAAAAAGGCGCCTATATCCGTACCAGCGACCTGGCTGCAGGGGTAATAGATGTTTCTGTACCAATTGGCAAGGGCAGCACCGGTATTATTGCCTGTCTTACAGTTTCCAGCCTGACTGCATTAAATATGGGTAAGGATGTAGATAACAACGACATGCTGATGGAGGCGCTGAAATGTGCGGAGAAGATTGAAGAGCGGATAGGGCTTTAA
- a CDS encoding RagB/SusD family nutrient uptake outer membrane protein, whose translation MSLKIHQYSLLLLTLVFLAACSKSLDLRPEISLDADKALAGETNLRLATSGNYSLLNYFDYMTTYFHLTESPVDNVEATSVFDPGGTRQFGAYSYVFSPTMANSTRLYTNAYILIRGVNNVIAAIPDDASPVLLQLKGENLFLRAMAYQSLVKIFGRPYVQNNGNNLGVVIQDKPIPTLERPAKRNTVKEVYDFMVADLLKAEALMTIDNNNNALASKYAAQAMLSSLYLNMGNDAKAIEYAEKVIGASSKFTLVQGDAYKNYFSTNHSTDRETIFCIKNLDGTVGGFYYYNQSYTVEKFAAVSKPLWDLLNEGNGDLRKNFYKALKTNSGETWNFTSKFVQNPAVNTTERVSSPPIYRMAEMYLNRAEAYAKQGKDQLALDDVNTIRKRAGLTGTDLYALGSLHGRSTILQVVLDERRMELAFEGGTRRDDLLRNNLPMIRTYGKPGVPGSNITVLPTDSRVVYFLPINETNGVTNSLEQNP comes from the coding sequence ATGAGCTTAAAAATTCACCAATATAGTTTACTGCTTTTAACATTAGTGTTTTTAGCAGCCTGCTCTAAAAGCCTCGATCTGCGCCCGGAAATAAGTCTGGATGCCGATAAGGCCCTTGCCGGCGAGACAAACCTTCGTCTGGCTACCAGTGGCAATTACAGTTTGCTTAATTATTTTGATTACATGACTACCTACTTTCATTTGACCGAATCGCCGGTAGATAATGTAGAGGCTACCTCAGTATTTGATCCCGGAGGTACCCGGCAATTTGGGGCTTATTCGTACGTTTTTTCGCCAACAATGGCCAACTCTACACGTCTTTATACCAATGCTTATATCCTCATCAGGGGTGTCAATAATGTAATTGCCGCTATTCCTGATGATGCCAGTCCTGTTTTGCTCCAACTAAAAGGTGAAAACCTTTTTTTAAGAGCTATGGCTTATCAATCATTAGTCAAAATATTTGGCCGGCCTTATGTGCAGAACAATGGAAACAACCTCGGTGTAGTGATTCAGGATAAGCCGATCCCAACTTTGGAGCGGCCCGCAAAACGAAATACTGTAAAAGAAGTGTACGATTTTATGGTGGCCGATTTGTTAAAGGCAGAGGCTCTGATGACCATAGACAATAACAACAATGCTTTGGCCTCAAAGTATGCGGCACAAGCCATGCTGTCGTCGTTGTATTTGAATATGGGAAATGATGCAAAAGCCATTGAATATGCGGAGAAGGTAATTGGCGCAAGCAGCAAATTTACGCTGGTACAAGGCGATGCCTATAAAAACTACTTTTCTACTAATCATAGTACGGATAGAGAAACCATCTTTTGCATCAAAAACCTGGATGGAACCGTGGGTGGGTTTTATTATTATAATCAAAGTTATACTGTTGAAAAGTTTGCGGCAGTTTCAAAACCATTATGGGATCTGCTGAATGAAGGGAATGGCGACTTGCGTAAGAACTTCTATAAGGCATTGAAAACGAATAGTGGGGAGACCTGGAATTTTACCAGCAAGTTTGTACAGAACCCGGCAGTAAATACTACCGAAAGAGTAAGTTCTCCACCAATTTATCGCATGGCCGAAATGTACCTGAATCGTGCCGAGGCTTATGCCAAACAAGGGAAAGACCAACTGGCGCTTGATGATGTAAACACCATCCGCAAAAGAGCCGGACTAACCGGTACCGATTTGTATGCGCTAGGCAGTTTACATGGCCGAAGTACTATTTTGCAGGTGGTGCTGGACGAGCGCAGAATGGAGCTTGCGTTTGAAGGTGGCACGCGTAGGGACGATTTGCTGAGAAACAACCTGCCGATGATCAGAACTTATGGCAAACCGGGCGTACCAGGCTCCAACATTACCGTGCTGCCTACAGATTCTCGTGTGGTTTATTTTCTCCCAATTAATGAAACCAATGGTGTAACCAATTCCCTGGAACAAAATCCTTAA
- a CDS encoding AhpC/TSA family protein has translation MKINLITITSLVAGLLLTSNFAGYAQQKNSFQLSGNIKKQDFDMVYLRYNDLSGAVVVDSTRIANGAFRFKGSIAEPTVASFYGKMKSRGMDDPNYTSVFLEPAQMTIDVTAEDFKNAVLKGSRSQDEQKALEKLKAPIRKEMEPVLELYRKEKDHEKAAAIREQFEPFNARMDKIDYAFFAAHPDSYVPAYMMRFKIGGLNTAQIQKIYNSWTSRIKQSNYGKYVAEEIKKLENGSPGSKAATFSAKDINGEQLNLADFKGKKYVMLDFWASWCVPCRKGNPHLISIYNKYKDKGFEIIGIASDDTAVEAWKKAVAQDKIGIWKHMLSGYNSNATELEKSKFLNQRYGIHTLPTKILIDKEGTIIGRYGGGGEDDAAMDAKLAAIFN, from the coding sequence ATGAAGATCAATTTAATAACGATAACAAGCCTGGTAGCAGGCTTGTTGTTGACGAGCAACTTTGCTGGCTATGCACAGCAAAAAAATAGTTTTCAGCTTTCAGGAAATATCAAAAAACAGGATTTTGATATGGTTTACCTGCGCTACAACGATCTTTCAGGTGCTGTAGTGGTTGACAGTACCCGAATAGCGAATGGAGCTTTTCGATTTAAGGGCAGCATTGCCGAGCCTACCGTGGCTTCCTTTTATGGGAAAATGAAAAGCAGGGGCATGGACGATCCCAATTATACAAGTGTTTTTCTGGAGCCTGCGCAGATGACTATTGATGTTACCGCAGAAGATTTTAAAAATGCGGTGTTGAAAGGTTCCCGTAGTCAGGATGAACAAAAGGCACTCGAAAAGTTAAAAGCACCTATTAGAAAGGAAATGGAGCCGGTACTGGAGCTTTACAGGAAGGAAAAGGATCATGAAAAGGCAGCGGCTATCCGCGAGCAGTTTGAACCATTTAATGCAAGAATGGATAAAATAGACTATGCTTTTTTTGCCGCACATCCCGATTCTTATGTACCGGCTTATATGATGCGTTTTAAAATAGGCGGATTGAACACTGCGCAGATACAGAAAATTTACAACAGCTGGACCAGTAGGATTAAGCAGAGTAATTATGGTAAGTATGTTGCTGAGGAGATTAAGAAACTGGAAAATGGTTCGCCGGGAAGTAAGGCTGCTACATTTAGTGCAAAGGATATCAATGGCGAGCAACTTAACCTGGCTGATTTTAAAGGCAAAAAGTATGTGATGCTGGATTTTTGGGCAAGCTGGTGCGTACCTTGCCGAAAAGGAAACCCACATCTGATTTCGATCTACAATAAATACAAAGATAAGGGCTTTGAGATCATTGGCATTGCAAGTGATGATACTGCTGTTGAGGCCTGGAAAAAGGCTGTAGCACAGGATAAAATTGGCATATGGAAACATATGCTGAGCGGTTATAACTCAAATGCAACGGAGCTGGAGAAATCTAAATTCCTGAATCAACGTTATGGCATACATACCTTGCCTACAAAAATACTGATTGATAAGGAAGGGACAATTATAGGCCGTTATGGTGGTGGAGGTGAGGATGATGCAGCTATGGATGCAAAGCTGGCAGCCATTTTTAACTAA
- a CDS encoding RNA polymerase sigma factor: MSKYSDFSDNILAGLLKLDDRAAYAEIYNRYKGILYVHAYKRLKDTEEAEDAVHDLFAQLWLNRNKINIATGNLSGYLYTAIRNNVLTTIARQGYADKYFTGHWKDLSSENAVTDFLVREKQLKEIIDKHVAQLPKKMREVFELSRNAQLSQKEISTQLGISESTVKSQINSALHILKSKLGVSVFIWLLMNH; encoded by the coding sequence ATGTCGAAGTATAGTGATTTTTCGGATAACATCCTGGCCGGTTTATTAAAACTGGACGACCGGGCTGCCTATGCCGAAATTTACAACCGCTACAAAGGCATACTGTATGTGCACGCCTATAAAAGGTTAAAAGATACAGAGGAAGCGGAGGATGCTGTTCATGACCTATTTGCGCAGCTGTGGCTCAACCGGAATAAAATCAATATCGCTACAGGCAACCTCTCTGGTTATTTGTATACCGCCATCCGTAACAATGTGCTGACCACTATTGCCCGGCAGGGTTACGCAGATAAATATTTTACCGGCCACTGGAAAGATCTGAGTAGCGAAAATGCCGTAACGGATTTCCTGGTTCGCGAAAAACAATTAAAGGAAATTATTGACAAACACGTAGCCCAGCTGCCAAAAAAAATGCGCGAGGTTTTTGAATTAAGCCGCAATGCGCAGCTTTCTCAAAAAGAGATTTCAACACAATTAGGTATATCCGAAAGCACCGTCAAATCACAAATAAACAGTGCCTTACACATCCTTAAATCTAAACTCGGTGTATCTGTTTTTATCTGGTTGTTAATGAATCATTAA